A genomic window from Candidatus Omnitrophota bacterium includes:
- a CDS encoding porin encodes MKKLIFTASLALIALTIISSGAMAGALAEATSSALGGIEFGGFLDLSWTYNFQTPDPSNNGNIGRIFDVDSEDLVNINMLNFYIDNLPEDAGEVGFRVDFAYGEDANITRGYDGIGANNIDLYQLYVSYIAPIGNGLTIDVGRFVTWYGYEVIESVKNDNFSRSCIFGMTVPFTHTGIRATYSINDMWEVSGGVTQGWDTVEDINESKSFHFAVRFRPTEDIYVQNAISYGPERAGNNSDYLFLYDLVATWSVTEDWTIGANFDYGFDEDALGTSDANWWALAGYVRYDVNEDVYLALRGEYFGDDDSWRTPQPVVGASDNMWEITATAGYQITEDLLGRLEYRHDEADGNIFFDDAIRDQDSQDTIALEVIYQF; translated from the coding sequence ATGAAAAAACTCATCTTCACTGCCAGTCTTGCATTGATTGCGTTAACCATTATTAGTTCGGGCGCGATGGCGGGCGCCTTGGCGGAAGCTACTTCCAGCGCCCTGGGTGGAATCGAATTCGGCGGCTTCCTGGACCTCTCCTGGACCTACAATTTTCAAACCCCCGATCCCTCTAATAATGGAAACATTGGCCGCATTTTCGACGTCGATAGCGAAGACCTCGTCAACATCAATATGTTGAACTTTTATATCGACAATCTGCCGGAAGACGCGGGCGAAGTCGGCTTCCGCGTCGATTTCGCTTATGGCGAAGACGCGAATATTACTCGCGGTTATGACGGCATCGGGGCGAATAATATTGATCTATATCAATTATACGTATCCTACATCGCTCCCATTGGAAATGGCTTGACCATTGACGTTGGCCGTTTCGTTACTTGGTATGGTTATGAAGTCATCGAAAGCGTGAAGAACGATAATTTCTCTCGTTCCTGTATATTTGGAATGACGGTTCCTTTCACCCACACAGGCATTCGCGCGACCTATTCCATCAACGATATGTGGGAAGTCAGCGGCGGCGTTACCCAAGGTTGGGATACCGTAGAAGATATCAACGAGAGTAAATCCTTCCATTTCGCCGTTCGTTTCCGCCCGACGGAAGATATCTACGTCCAGAACGCGATTTCTTACGGTCCGGAAAGAGCTGGCAACAATAGCGATTATCTTTTCCTTTACGACTTAGTCGCTACCTGGAGCGTAACGGAAGACTGGACCATCGGCGCCAACTTCGATTATGGTTTTGATGAAGACGCTTTGGGAACAAGCGACGCCAATTGGTGGGCTCTCGCCGGTTATGTCCGCTATGACGTGAACGAAGACGTTTACTTGGCTCTGCGCGGCGAATACTTCGGCGATGACGACAGTTGGCGCACGCCTCAACCTGTGGTGGGCGCAAGCGATAACATGTGGGAAATCACGGCCACGGCCGGCTATCAGATCACCGAAGATTTACTGGGCCGGCTTGAATATCGTCATGACGAAGCCGATGGCAATATCTTCTTCGATGACGCCATTCGCGATCAAGATTCCCAAGACACGATCGCTTTGGAAGTTATTTACCAATTCTAA
- a CDS encoding MFS transporter, which yields MENRKQLFLASCVGLVSTAMILVIRGDIAAQVEKAFQLTHEQYGFVSSMAFYGVASSVLLVSPLLDWLGMKRLLYIAFFFHVIGILAFVMAPNYPVLYMSMLIAGFGNGLVEVVINPLCASVYVEEKIRRLNFLHAWWPGGLIIGGLLSVAMGKWGWRWQAQMGMVLIPVLAYGLLIFRQKFPVTERVEAGVSYGEMVKEAVRPGFLLLIGCMMLTAATEVAPSQWVGSVLSELAKMSGTLIFVYGSAIMFVLRFFAGPLAKKLSPVGMMWAAAAISGIGLFWLSSVSSASSAYLTATVFYMGVTFMWPTMLGITSERFPKGGALLLGLMVFAGNASIGTIVYKMGGVYDAWGPASAFRFVAILPAILFFIFGAWWIMDYLAGGYRAVRLQKKVS from the coding sequence ATGGAAAATCGCAAACAGTTGTTTTTGGCGAGCTGCGTTGGTTTAGTGTCCACTGCGATGATATTGGTTATCCGCGGGGACATCGCCGCCCAGGTCGAAAAAGCCTTCCAACTGACTCACGAACAATACGGCTTTGTCTCTTCGATGGCTTTCTACGGCGTCGCCAGTTCGGTGCTGCTGGTTTCGCCTTTGTTGGATTGGCTGGGCATGAAGCGGCTGCTGTATATCGCTTTCTTTTTTCATGTCATTGGCATTCTTGCCTTCGTCATGGCCCCCAATTACCCGGTTTTGTATATGTCCATGTTGATCGCCGGATTCGGCAACGGACTCGTCGAGGTGGTCATCAATCCTCTTTGCGCCAGCGTCTACGTTGAAGAAAAAATCCGCCGCCTCAATTTCCTGCACGCCTGGTGGCCGGGAGGCTTGATTATCGGGGGACTGCTTTCCGTAGCCATGGGCAAGTGGGGTTGGCGGTGGCAAGCGCAGATGGGAATGGTTTTGATTCCCGTTCTCGCTTATGGTTTGCTGATCTTCCGCCAAAAATTCCCGGTTACTGAGCGCGTGGAGGCGGGAGTATCTTACGGCGAGATGGTCAAAGAAGCCGTGCGTCCTGGTTTTCTATTGCTGATCGGCTGCATGATGCTGACGGCGGCTACGGAGGTAGCTCCAAGCCAATGGGTCGGTTCCGTGTTGAGCGAGCTGGCGAAGATGTCGGGAACATTGATCTTCGTGTACGGCAGCGCCATTATGTTCGTTTTGCGCTTTTTCGCTGGTCCTCTCGCCAAAAAATTATCGCCGGTGGGAATGATGTGGGCGGCGGCGGCGATCAGCGGCATTGGGCTTTTTTGGCTCAGCAGCGTCTCTTCCGCTTCTTCCGCCTATCTGACGGCGACGGTATTTTATATGGGCGTAACGTTTATGTGGCCGACGATGTTGGGCATCACGTCGGAACGCTTTCCCAAGGGCGGCGCTTTGCTTTTGGGTTTGATGGTTTTTGCGGGCAACGCTTCGATTGGAACTATCGTTTATAAGATGGGAGGCGTTTATGACGCTTGGGGGCCTGCTTCCGCTTTCCGTTTCGTGGCGATTCTTCCGGCGATTCTCTTCTTTATATTCGGCGCGTGGTGGATAATGGATTATCTGGCGGGAGGGTATAGAGCCGTCCGGTTGCAGAAAAAGGTATCGTAA